The genomic window CGGCAGTGGAAAATCAACGGCCATCAATTGTATGCTTTCACTTCTCTCTTACGATAAGGGGGAGATTAAAATATTTGGAAAGGACATGGCACCGGATCAGTATGATATCAAAAAAAGGATCGGTGTTGTTCCTCAGGAAGTAGCGGTTTTTGAAGAGCTGACTGTCATAGAAAATATCGACTATTACTGCGGTCTCTACATCACAGATAAAAAGGAACGAAAACAGCATGTAGAAGATGTGATCCAGCTTGTTGGTTTGGAAGATTTCAAAAAGTTCTTTCCAAAAAAACTGAGTGGCGGGTTAAAACGTCGTTTGAACATTGCTTGCGGTATCGCTCATAAGCCGGAATTGATTTTTCTTGATGAGCCAACTGTTGCGGTCGATCCTCAAAGCCGAAACAAGATTTTAGACAGCATCAAAGAGCTGAACCGACAGGGTGCAACCATTATCTACACGACCCATTATATGGAAGAAGTGGAACAGCTTTGCGATAACATCGTCATTATGGAAAAAGGACAGGTCATCGCTAAAGGAACCAAAGAAGAGCTAAAAGCCATGATTCATATGAATGAAAAGCTAATAATTGAAGTACCTGTTTTCCCTGAATCCGTTAAAGAAAAATTACTTTCCTTACCGGGAATTCTAGATATATCCTATGACAATGCCTACGTAACAATCAATACGGAGGAAACAAAGCGAGTTTTCACACACGTTCTCAAAATTTTGGAGGAAGAACAGCTCGCCTTTGGAAATTTCCAGACACAACAGCCGACACTAAATGATGTATTTCTTGAAATCACTGGTCGTGAGCTACGTGATCAATAGCAACAGATAGATTCGTTTCTTCAAAAATCGCAAAGATGGACGAAACGAACAATAGCAAAGGAGGATAATCATGTTTACACATTTATATATTTACCGGCTGAAGGTTCTATTAAAAAACAAACCTTTGATGTTCTGGACCTTTATGTTCCCAGTCTGTATGGGGATTTTCTTCACTGCTGCTTTCAGTAGTTTAGATGATCAAATCTATTTTGACCAAGTCCCTGTCGGCATCGTACAAGAGGGCGACAATACACAAACAACCATGTTTCTCGAAACAGTGAAGGCTCTTGAAAATGACGGAAAGAAAATGCTTAACCCTGTTTCACTGACAAAAAAACAAGCAGAAAAACAGCTTGAAGATGGCGATATCTATGGCTACTATGTCCTCGCTACTTCCGGTATCAGCTTAAATCTAAATCAACAAGGCATCCAACAAAGCTTGTTAAGTGTTTTTTTAGACCAATTTCAACAAGCACAAAAAACTGTGGCAACACTACAGCAAGAAGCACCTGAACTATTGGCGACTGAGCTGGCCCAATCAATTGGACAACAAGCAAATTTCATTCAAGTAGCGAATAAAACGGCTAGTAAAGGCAGCACAAAAAGCTTTTTCTTCTTCACTCTTGTGGGCATGAGTTGTATGTTTGGTTTCTTTTGGGGCTTATCCAATACAAACGATGAGCAGGCCAATCAGTCAGCGAATGGTATCCGCTTGAGTATGGCACCTCAAAACAAGATGAGCATTGTTTTAGCCAATCTTGCGGCGGCGTTCACGGTATTCATCGTAGAGCTTTACTTGATTCTAGCAATTTTTCATTTTGTTTATCAAGTCGATTTTGGGTCACGGTGGAACCTGATTCTGCTTACCTGTACAATTTCCGCAGTGACAGCAATCGCTATGGGTACGTGTATCGGTAATCTGTTAAAAGGGTCTTTAGATCAGAAAATTTCTTTAGGCGTAACCTTTCAAATTGTCTGCAGCTTCCTTGCCGGGATGATGGTTCCAGATATCAAGTACTTGATAAGTAAGCATATCCCGATTCTGGGACAGATTAATCCAGTCAACTTAGTCAGTGAAAGTCTTTATAAGCTCTATTACTACGAGAACATTGATAGCTTCTACATCAATCTTGTTTGTCTAGCCGTTTTGACGGTTATCTTTGTACTGTTGAGCTTCATGTATGAAAGGAGAGCCCAATATGTCAGTGTTTAAAACCTTCTATTATATTTTAAGAGAAAACAAAATAAGTATTCTTCTTGGTTTTGCGGTAAGTATCGGTATTTCCTTTATGTATGCCGGGAATTTAAACGCCAATGAAAGCTCTTTTTCAGCAACAGAATCAAAAATAGCCCTATTCAATAAGGATGATTCTCCTGAAGCTAGTGCCTTAACAAATTATTTGAAAGATACTATGGACTATGTTCCTTTCAAGGGAAATCAGGAAGCAATCGACGATGCTCTTTATTTCCAGGAACTAAACTATGTAGTAGAAATTCCAAAAGGATTCGGAGCGTCCTTGCAATCAGGAAGCTCTCCTATGAAGCTGGCTGTTCAGGTCAAAGCCGGCAGTTTTAATCAGGTATATGTCGACAATATCATCAATCACTATCTCTCGACTTATCAATTTTATACCGCTGCTTTTCCACAAAAAACAGCAGATGAAATCAGTCAACTGACCATTGAAAATATCACTGAAAAAGGGCAGATTCATTTCGATAAGAACTTTAACCGACTTGAAAAAAACCAAGGAACTGCTGGTGTTTTCAATGTCATTTCTTACGGTTTATTCATGACGATTTTCAGTGGGATCTCGATTGTAAACCTGGCCTTCAACCGTGATGAAATTCAGCGTCGGAATAGCTGTTCACCACTTTCCAAAAAGAGGTTCTCCCGACAATTGATGACCAGCAGTCTCTTATTTTCCGGTACAGTCTGGCTAGCATTTATTACCTATACCCTTGTCTATACTCGAATTGGATTCAACGGCTATACCCCATACTTTTTACTGAACTCACTTCTCTTTTTACTTGCGGTGATCGCCTTCAGTATCTTTATCACTGGGTTAATCAAAAGTCCTGAAATGGTTGGGGCAGTCAACAATACATTTATATTGGGCAGCTCTTTTATTGGAGGGGTTTTCGTCCCTTCTGAGATCCTACCTGATGTGGTAAACAAAGTAGCTTCTTTCACCCCAACCTACTGGTATGTCCGCAACAACGAATTGATTGGCGGCAGTCTAAACCTTGACAGTGCTTTTATGAAGGATTTTCAATTCAACTCGTTCATCTTATTGATATTCGCATTGATTTTCTTCTTGCTTGCCATGTTGACGAAAAAAGAACGTGGCGGGTTGAAGATTTCACTATTCAAAAAAGCAACTGCATAATCATAGAACGACAAAAAAGCAAGATAAGCCTGATATTTCTCTCGGCATTTCCTGCTTTTTTGCTGTTCCAACAGAAGCAAACTTGTTCCTTATTCTCTTCTAGAAATTAGTTTTCACTGCATGTTTCCCCTTTTTAGGAAGAAGTAATCGACGAATCCATACTCCAGTCAATGCAATCCCTGTCAACAGAGACAGCCACACAGAAACTCGCTGGATCATTGTCCCTACATAAGTAACTATAATCTCATGCTCTCCCGCCGGAACATCCATCGTCAAAAATCCGTCCTTTTCATAATAGGAAGTTGCTGTCCCATCAACTGAAGTAGCATAACCGATATAATAAAACTTTGGCAATTGGACAACAGAATCGTTCAACAGCTGGACATTGTACTCACTTGTTTTATAGCTATGCTTCTGCGTCGTATTGGTCAGATAAACAGTTTGATCGATTTTAGGAACAGGATTCATAAAATACGTAGACGTATCTGTATCTTTGACCAGATACTCTCGGCCATGCCCAATCTCACTTTGTTGAAATTCCTCAAAATTTTCATCGGTTATTATAAAGCTGTTTTTACTGCTTGAAATTTCCATCGTGTTCACATTAAAACTATAGGTCAGCAGAAAAATCAATAACGCAGAAAACAGAAAAATAGTTTTTTCCGGTTTATCAATATGTCGAAACAATACCCAAGTTGCAAGTACGCTGCCAAAAAGTGTCACAAAAATCAGCAAGCGCCATTCAAATTGAATAACGGATAAAAAGGTATCTTGAAAAGAAGCCCAAAAGAATAGATTCGTCGATGCGACAATCAAAAGAAGCGTGGTATTCGTCAAAGCTTTAGCAGAATCTGTCAGCTTTTTATAATGAAGCATCGCATAGATGAGGACTCCTAGAATAAAAATCCCAAAATTAGGTTTCAAAGCCTCTGAGGTCTTGCCAATATTTGATAGGCTATTTCCTAATAAATCACCCAATGTGAAATCCAGTCCAATCAACCACAGCTTAGCTTTCGTAAAATTAAAGGTTACCTGCATCGTTTGCTCTAAATAAGGTAGAAAAAACCAAGCAGAGAGAAATGCGCTTGATACCCCTGCCTTTAAAATGGAAATGACCTTTCTTCGATCAAGCAAATGAAAATGAAGAATCAAAAAAATCACGATAAAAATCGTCGCGTAAAAAGCTGTAATCAAATGACTGGCTATCAGCAGACTCATTCCAACAGTCAACAAAAGCCAATTGTCTTTTTCTTTATAAACGATAGCATACACTGCGTATAGAATCATAGGTAGGAAACAAAATGCCAGTGTTTCCCCCAAGGCCCCTCTTATGGACTGATCAATCAATCGATAGGTGGCAGTCGTATATAGAATAGAGAAAAACAATCCTTGATACTTTGAACCGGTCATTGCCTTCATCACTTTATACGCAATCGCCGCAGTCGTAAGGCTGATTAGAAACTGATAGAGAAAAAAGGAGTGGACAAAGCCCATCCCTACCAATCGAAACAACGCAAACGGCAGAGTCAATAACGACGGATAGAACAGGTCTGCTGCATAACCGTAATTGTTTCCCATAGTCGAAAAGAGCCTGGGAAAAAAATCTAGTTGTTTTACTGCTTCATAGTAGCTCTCCAAGCGTGTTCTATGAAAAAAAATATCATCCTGATGATAAATAAAATTATTTAGAAAATACGGAAATAGTGTCAGTAGACTGAAAACAATCAATACCGCAATCACTTTATAATCAACCTTTGCCGCAACCCGTTTCATAAACTTCTCCCTTATACATTTATTCCAACATTAGGTGGTAATACCACTTAAAACTATTTGTACAGAAAATCCTGATTTTTCGACAACTATATAATCTCTTGTCACTTTATCGCAAATCCATCGTATTTTATTCATCGTCAGATGTCAAACCAAACTCGCCATGTAACGTGCAAAAATCAATGTAGAAATTAGAAAAGTATAACTCATGTAGCCAGACAAAAAGAAAAGCAACACGCGTTCAGTCAGATTTCGAGCAACCGAATGAGGATTGCTTAGGATTGACACTATTGGATTTCTTTATCTAAAATTTTATAATTTTCACCGTCAAAAAAATCAAGCCTAAGGAGAAGCTTTCCTCAAGCTTGATTCAGAGATTTCCTAATCAACGACATCTTTTTGGATCAAAATAAGGTCTTTTGCTGAACGAGAAGGTTTGAACCCTTTCTTTTCCATCTTTGCTTTCATATCCAGATAGATAGTCACATCTTCTCTTGTTGCATCCAATAAACGTTTGATCACATAATCGATCTCTTGCTTCGAGATTTTCTTTTTGCTGTTGACCAGGACAATATTGATTTTGTCAAATACATCCATATAAATAACCTGTGTCCGATCCAAAGAATACAGCTTATAATATTTGATTGTTTTTTTCCCTGATAGGTAGCCTGTTACGTTTGGATAAAGTGTGCTTAAATCTAAATTGCTGTGAAGCGGTGTTTCTACTAGTTTCATACAATGCATCCCCTTTGTCATTCTGCTTCTTTCTTGTCATTTAATTCTACTCTTTTTTCGACTATTTTGGAAAAATTTTCTCAATCTTAATTTTTTTTACATATTTACTTGACCTTTACGTTACGTTAAGGTTTATGATAAGGATGTCAGGAGGGAAAACAATGGAGTACACAATCAAAAAACTGGCCCAACTATCTGGAATCAGTACACGAACGTTGCGTTACTATGATGAAATTGAATTATTAAAACCTGCGCGGGTGAATTCATCAGGGTATCGGATTTACGGGAAACAAGAGGTTGACCGTTTACAGCAGATTCTATTCTATCGTTCATTGGATATGAAATTGGATACCATCAAGGAGATATTAGAGCAACAAGAGTTCAATTTCGAGATTGCCTTGGAACAGCACTATCAAGAGTTGACCAAAAAAAGAAGGCAGATCGACCAGCTTCTTCTGACAATCGAAAAATCATTAAGCTATCACAGAGGAGAGATTCAGATGACTGATACAGAAAAATTTGCTGCATTCAAAAAAGAAAAACTAGCAGAAAATGAACAACAATATGGCAGTGAAATTCGAGAAAAATATGGTGAAAAAACCATTGAAGCATCTAACAAAAAATGGAGCAATATGAGTGAAGAAGACTTCCAGGCAATGACACAGACAGAGAATGAACTATTTGCTAACTTGAAAGAATTGGCAAAAACAAACGAGCTTGAGTCAGATACAGCAAAAAAGGTTTATGAAACCCATAAAAAATGGTTGAGCTACACATGGTCAAGCTACTCAGTCGAAGCACATCGTGGATTGGCTGATATGTACACAGCAGATGAGCGCTTTGCTGCTTATTACAATGAACGCGGTGGCGAAAATACTGCCGAGTTGCTTTGTCAGGCAATAAAAAAATACGCAATTTAATACTTTTCCACTCAATTCAAAAAGCATTGCAGATATCCGAAAATGATACCTGCAACGCTTTTTTGTTCCTCTGCGCTAAGCTTTGGTTGTTACTAAAACCGTCAGCTTATGCAGTGCCCGGGAACAACTGGTATAGATGGCATTACTTTTTTCTGTCAGCTGCTTCTCTGTGATATCTGAAAGAATGACTTCGTCAAACTCAAGGCCTTTTGCAAATTGTACCGTAGTGAGGATGATTCCCTCAGCCATTTTAGCGGTCTGTTCACCAAATTTGTTCAACGGATAATCGTTCAATTCCGCCTCAATTACCTCTACCTCTTTCCAGCTTTGACAGATGATGCCACAGGTTTTACGCTCACTGGACAGAAATGCTGCAATCGATTGCCGAATTTCATTTATTTTTTCTTCTGACCCATCAACTGTTTGAACTACGACCGGTTCGCCGTGACGCTTTATGGCTGTCAATTCCTGATTGGTCGTAAAGGCTTTAGCAAACGCAATGATCTCAAAGCTGGAACGATAGCTCATGTGAAATTCTGTTATGCTGCTTTTTGGAAGTAAATGGTTTAAGTCATTTAAAAAGGATGCATTCTCCTCTGTTAAATTTTGATTCACATCTCCGCAAATCGTCTTCTCATTTGGAAAAAGCTGATCCAAGACATAGAATTGCAGCAAGGAATAATCCTGCATTTCATCGATGACCAAATGTTTGATTGTTGACGTCGGTTCGATCCCTTCGATTTTCAGCTTGAATAAAAGATACGGAAACAGATCACAGTAATTCAGATATTCATTTTTGATTGGGCTATGATATATTTCTGGCAGTGTTTCGAGAAAGTCCTCGTATTCCTGTAAGCTATTTTTGAATGCTACACGTTTCTTCAATTGCTGCTCGATTACTTTATTTAATTGCTCTTTTTCCTGCTGCTTTTCCAAGTCTTTTCCTAAAATTTTCGCGATTGTTTTTATCAGTGGAAACAATGCTTGCTCTCGGCTTTGTTCAACAAGTGACTGAATAGCTTCGCGGTCTATCCTTATTCCTTCCGACAGCAGAATATCCTCCGCATACAGGCGAGCTTTCAACGTTTCCAAATGTGTCAGTGCCTTTTCAAAGAATGTTGCTGAGCGTTTGTAGCGGAAATTTTTACTTTTATCTGAGCTTGGATTTTCTAACAGCTCTGTTACTTCTCTTTGTCGACTTGATACACGAATCGACTCATCAATGAATCGTTTGCCCAACATGGTAATATCCACCTGCTGTAAATCTTCTTCCCCCAACTCAGGCAGTACGGTAGAAATGTAGTCGGCGAAAATTCGATTTGGCGATAGAATCAACACATGTTCAGAGGTCAGGGTTTCTCTTTGCCGATAAAGAAGATAGGCTAACCGGTGAAGGGCAATCGAGGTTTTTCCAGAGCCCGCAACACCTTGGATGATCAAATTTTTCGTTTTCAAATTTCGAATAACTTCATTTTGTTCTTTTTGAATCGTGTGGATGATCGTCTTCATTTCATTGGATGTATTCTTACCTAGCTCTTTCAGCAGAAACTCATCATTTAGAGATTCTTCTGTATCCACCATCCATTTTAATTCCTGCCCTTCTATTTCGTATTGTCTTTTTAGCTTGATCGTTCCGGGGAAAGTTTTCCCAAACGATTCATAGGCTGCGGCGCCAAGATTAAAATCATAGTACAAAGAGGAGATCGGTGCACGCCAATCATATATCAGCTGTTCGCCATACTTGTCCGCAAAGCCGAACCGGCCAATATAGAAATCCTCTTGCTCCTTTTCTCCATCGAATTGAAAACCGATTTTAGCAAAGTAAGGCGTCTCTTTCTGGTACTCCAGCTTTTTCAACACACCAGATTCCAATATATTTCTTTTATCAATGTAGTTCATATTTTGATGAAAATTATAGACCTCGTATTTGTCTAGTTCATTTTTATAATCAACTGTGTACTTTTGCATATTTTTGTAACTTTCTTCATTCGAATCAAGCGTCTGCTCCATTACTTTGATCCGTTCTTTAATTGCTACAACCGCATTATTTAGGTATTGCTGTTCTTTTGTGTTCTCCATATCAACTCTCCCCTTTCGTCATACCGATTATAGCAACCACCCGAACCTTGGTGGTATAGTGGAGGGTTCTAATCAACTATTTTTTTACATTGAGAAAGCATACCTGTTAACGCAACAGTTTGGTCAAAATTGAGTGGCTGAGAATCATTTTTTTTCATAATTTCTTTATATAGATTCATTTTCTTTTCGATCAATTTCTGTTGAATACAATAGATTTCTTGCTTGGAAGCAACTAGCACTTCTTCTATCTCCTTTAGTGAAAAGCCCAGCTCTCGAAAAATTGAAATATCCTTCAATCTCTGAATGTTTTTCTCGCTATAATACCGATAACCGGCTTCTGATATTTTATCTGGAACCAGCAGCCCTTCTTTATGGTAATGCCTGAGTGTCTTAATTGTTGTCTTTGTTCGTTTTTGAACCTCATACACTGTATACATCTTTTTCCTCCTTTATTGAAGCATCCTATTTTTCGATAGTATCTGGCTATTGCCATAATCATTTCATGACCGCTTTTTTAAATCAGGACAAGCCTTAAAGGAGCACTTGTCCTGAAGCGAGTGACTAAAGCATATCGTGCTCTGTCTTTATAACCATTCTATTCCCATCGGAAAAAGCGGATAGCAATGAAAAGCCCAATCAAAGAAATCGCTGATAATAGAAGAACAATGTAAGGGATATTTGCTGTTTCGTGAAACGTTATCGCTTTAAGAAGCTTGATTCCTTGAGTCAATGGCATAATATTTGCCGCTTTTTGAAGCCCCTCTGGCAACATTTCATAAGGAACTGTTGCACCGGATAAAAAGAACATGGGAAAGAAAATAGCTGAATTAATGGTTCCAGTCATTTTCTCACTTGGTGACAGACTTGCGACTATCAGACCAATTGCATGAATCGCCGTCATCACTAGCAAGTAGGCTGGGATAAATTGCAACCAAGAGCCCATGTAATGAAAATCAAAGAAAACAACCAGAATCACTAAAAGCAGTAGCATAGACACGATACTGATCGTAAAGCAAAACAGGAGATGAGCAAGCAACAGCTGTAGGGGGCTGATCGGTGTTACTTGATAGCGTTTCAATATCTTCCTCTCTCTATACGAGGATAGCGCCAACGGTAATCCCATCACACCAGCTGAACAGATTCCTACTGTTGAAACTGAAGCAAAATTAAGATTCAATGCTTCATTACTTGAATCCATAAGTGCCATCAACACAACGACCCCAATCGGTACAAAAATACCAAAAATGATTGAAGACATTTCTCTTACAGAAAGTTTAGCCTCCGATTTATATAACAGCCAGAATGTTTTCATTTTATAATTCCTCCCCAATCAAAGATAAAAAGGCTTCATCCATTGTCTCTTTTCCACTTTGACTAATGACTTCAGCAACTGTCCCACTAGCAAGAGCTCGTCCATTTTTGATAATCAAGATCTGATCACACAACTTCTCTACCTCATCCATATAATGGGAAGTCAGGAAAATCGTCACACCACGCTCCTTCAAGAGCAGTAAATACCGCCAAACCTCTCTCCTTGCACTCGGATCAAGTCCAGTCGTCAATTCATCTAGAAAAATGATTTCTGGATTTCCCATGATCGCCAAAATGATACATAGCTTTTGTTTTTCTCCACCTGAAAGAGTAGATAAAAACGCATTGAGCTTTTCTGAAAGACCAAATTCATCCAGCATGTTCTGCCAGTTAATGGGGGTTCGATAGAGCGAATGAGTGATTTCACAAATCTCTTTGACCTTCAATTGACTTTGAAAGGCCGACTCTTGAAACTGAACGCCGACAGATTGAAACAGTTCTTTTCTTTCCTTCAAAGGATTTTTTCCCAATAATCTGATTGTGGCATGGTCATAGCGTTGCGTACCGAGAATGCAATCAATCGTCGTAGATTTTCCCGCCCCATTATGACCTAACAGCCCAAAGATCGTTCCTTTTTTTACGGAAAAGCTTAACTGGTCAACCGCTACTTTTGTTCCAAATGTTTTGACTAAATCTTGTACTACGACCGCTTCATCGCTATCATAATTCTTCATTTTATCTCCTCCTTTTCTTTTCAGAAACAAAGTATAGCCAAAAATCAAAGCTTGGTGGTGTAGTGGAAGGTTTTAAAATCGTCATCAGCGGAGGAATCTGATAAAATGAATTGGCATGACTCATAACGCTTTATAGAGTCCACTCTACAAATACTTATTTGAAGCCTGTTGCTGTTAAGCACTATACAACATTGGAGGTATCTATTATCAAGACATACAAAACCGCAGAGGTCGCAAAAATTGTAGGCCTACATGCCAATACGATACGTCGCTATGAAGAATGGGGCTTGATTCCTACACCAGAACGAGCCGAAAATGGCTATCGGCTCTTTACGGAATACCATATTGAGGTGATTAAAATTGCACGTGTGGCTTTTCAAATTGAAGTCTTGCAATCTGGCTTAAGAAGACAAATGGTTGAGGTAATCAAAGCTCTGGCAACTTATTCGTTCAAGGAAGCGCAGATATTCGTTGATGACTATATTGCAATGGCTGATCAGGAAATCAAGCAAGCAACTGAAGCGATTGACATTGTTGAAAGTAGTCTGGCAGGGAAAAACGAGGCCCTACATGTTGAGCTGACAAGAAGTGAAGCGGCAGATTTTTTATGCATCACGACAGATGCTTTGCGGAATTGGGAGCTGAATGGGCTGCTTTCTGTTCGTCGAATGAGAAATGGTTATCGCGTCTATACAGAAGACGATCTACAACGATTGAAAATTATCCGTACGTTGCGTTCAGCAAAATACTCGCTTGAATCAATTCTGCGTCTGTTAAATGCACTCGACAACAGACAAGCAGCCAATATAAAAGCAATTCTTGATACACCCAACTCTTCTGAAGATATCATCAGCGTCTGCGACAAGCTGCTTACTTCCTTAGAGCAAGCGAAAGCCAATGCACGCAAAATAAAAAAAGAGATTGCTACTCTTGCACAAAACTATGCTGATTCATCCTCAGCTAAATAACTCGCCCCTTCCCGAAAAGTTTAGCGATAACTATTATCGCAAAATTTATGGCGTCATCAGTGTGACTCCTCATACTTCGATAGAACAAAAAAACCGTATACAGAATCCTATCTATAGTCGGCGATTAACCCGATTTTGATAGAAATTTCTGTACACAGTCATTTTTTAAGTTCTAATTATAAAGCTGTTTAAGTAGGCTGGATCAGGTGTTCAAAAATGAATTGTCCAACGCCACCCTCTAAGCAATGAGGCGCAATGATATGGGCCTGTTCTTTTACATTCTCTTGGGCATTTTCTACTGCAACTGCGACATCAACCGTCGCAAGCATGGCTAAATCATTCTCTCCGTCACCAATACCATAGCTTTTTCCATCTGGAAATTCGGCCATAAAATGATTGACTGCATGTCCCTTGCTACTGATTGGATTGACGATTTCCAGACATTGGAAATAGGAAGAGAACACATACGTATCTTCTCCGTTAAGCTCGGTTCTCAGGTAATCCAGCTCTTCATCA from Enterococcus sp. 9E7_DIV0242 includes these protein-coding regions:
- a CDS encoding HelD family protein — encoded protein: MENTKEQQYLNNAVVAIKERIKVMEQTLDSNEESYKNMQKYTVDYKNELDKYEVYNFHQNMNYIDKRNILESGVLKKLEYQKETPYFAKIGFQFDGEKEQEDFYIGRFGFADKYGEQLIYDWRAPISSLYYDFNLGAAAYESFGKTFPGTIKLKRQYEIEGQELKWMVDTEESLNDEFLLKELGKNTSNEMKTIIHTIQKEQNEVIRNLKTKNLIIQGVAGSGKTSIALHRLAYLLYRQRETLTSEHVLILSPNRIFADYISTVLPELGEEDLQQVDITMLGKRFIDESIRVSSRQREVTELLENPSSDKSKNFRYKRSATFFEKALTHLETLKARLYAEDILLSEGIRIDREAIQSLVEQSREQALFPLIKTIAKILGKDLEKQQEKEQLNKVIEQQLKKRVAFKNSLQEYEDFLETLPEIYHSPIKNEYLNYCDLFPYLLFKLKIEGIEPTSTIKHLVIDEMQDYSLLQFYVLDQLFPNEKTICGDVNQNLTEENASFLNDLNHLLPKSSITEFHMSYRSSFEIIAFAKAFTTNQELTAIKRHGEPVVVQTVDGSEEKINEIRQSIAAFLSSERKTCGIICQSWKEVEVIEAELNDYPLNKFGEQTAKMAEGIILTTVQFAKGLEFDEVILSDITEKQLTEKSNAIYTSCSRALHKLTVLVTTKA
- a CDS encoding MerR family transcriptional regulator, with translation MEVSIIKTYKTAEVAKIVGLHANTIRRYEEWGLIPTPERAENGYRLFTEYHIEVIKIARVAFQIEVLQSGLRRQMVEVIKALATYSFKEAQIFVDDYIAMADQEIKQATEAIDIVESSLAGKNEALHVELTRSEAADFLCITTDALRNWELNGLLSVRRMRNGYRVYTEDDLQRLKIIRTLRSAKYSLESILRLLNALDNRQAANIKAILDTPNSSEDIISVCDKLLTSLEQAKANARKIKKEIATLAQNYADSSSAK
- a CDS encoding DUF1827 family protein: MKLVETPLHSNLDLSTLYPNVTGYLSGKKTIKYYKLYSLDRTQVIYMDVFDKINIVLVNSKKKISKQEIDYVIKRLLDATREDVTIYLDMKAKMEKKGFKPSRSAKDLILIQKDVVD
- a CDS encoding ABC transporter permease, with the translated sequence MFTHLYIYRLKVLLKNKPLMFWTFMFPVCMGIFFTAAFSSLDDQIYFDQVPVGIVQEGDNTQTTMFLETVKALENDGKKMLNPVSLTKKQAEKQLEDGDIYGYYVLATSGISLNLNQQGIQQSLLSVFLDQFQQAQKTVATLQQEAPELLATELAQSIGQQANFIQVANKTASKGSTKSFFFFTLVGMSCMFGFFWGLSNTNDEQANQSANGIRLSMAPQNKMSIVLANLAAAFTVFIVELYLILAIFHFVYQVDFGSRWNLILLTCTISAVTAIAMGTCIGNLLKGSLDQKISLGVTFQIVCSFLAGMMVPDIKYLISKHIPILGQINPVNLVSESLYKLYYYENIDSFYINLVCLAVLTVIFVLLSFMYERRAQYVSV
- a CDS encoding ABC transporter permease encodes the protein MSVFKTFYYILRENKISILLGFAVSIGISFMYAGNLNANESSFSATESKIALFNKDDSPEASALTNYLKDTMDYVPFKGNQEAIDDALYFQELNYVVEIPKGFGASLQSGSSPMKLAVQVKAGSFNQVYVDNIINHYLSTYQFYTAAFPQKTADEISQLTIENITEKGQIHFDKNFNRLEKNQGTAGVFNVISYGLFMTIFSGISIVNLAFNRDEIQRRNSCSPLSKKRFSRQLMTSSLLFSGTVWLAFITYTLVYTRIGFNGYTPYFLLNSLLFLLAVIAFSIFITGLIKSPEMVGAVNNTFILGSSFIGGVFVPSEILPDVVNKVASFTPTYWYVRNNELIGGSLNLDSAFMKDFQFNSFILLIFALIFFLLAMLTKKERGGLKISLFKKATA
- a CDS encoding MerR family transcriptional regulator — protein: MYTVYEVQKRTKTTIKTLRHYHKEGLLVPDKISEAGYRYYSEKNIQRLKDISIFRELGFSLKEIEEVLVASKQEIYCIQQKLIEKKMNLYKEIMKKNDSQPLNFDQTVALTGMLSQCKKIVD
- a CDS encoding ABC transporter ATP-binding protein, with the protein product MIIEINDLIKRYGKLVALNHFNLQVKEGEILGLLGPNGSGKSTAINCMLSLLSYDKGEIKIFGKDMAPDQYDIKKRIGVVPQEVAVFEELTVIENIDYYCGLYITDKKERKQHVEDVIQLVGLEDFKKFFPKKLSGGLKRRLNIACGIAHKPELIFLDEPTVAVDPQSRNKILDSIKELNRQGATIIYTTHYMEEVEQLCDNIVIMEKGQVIAKGTKEELKAMIHMNEKLIIEVPVFPESVKEKLLSLPGILDISYDNAYVTINTEETKRVFTHVLKILEEEQLAFGNFQTQQPTLNDVFLEITGRELRDQ
- a CDS encoding MerR family transcriptional regulator; amino-acid sequence: MEYTIKKLAQLSGISTRTLRYYDEIELLKPARVNSSGYRIYGKQEVDRLQQILFYRSLDMKLDTIKEILEQQEFNFEIALEQHYQELTKKRRQIDQLLLTIEKSLSYHRGEIQMTDTEKFAAFKKEKLAENEQQYGSEIREKYGEKTIEASNKKWSNMSEEDFQAMTQTENELFANLKELAKTNELESDTAKKVYETHKKWLSYTWSSYSVEAHRGLADMYTADERFAAYYNERGGENTAELLCQAIKKYAI
- a CDS encoding ABC transporter ATP-binding protein; the encoded protein is MKNYDSDEAVVVQDLVKTFGTKVAVDQLSFSVKKGTIFGLLGHNGAGKSTTIDCILGTQRYDHATIRLLGKNPLKERKELFQSVGVQFQESAFQSQLKVKEICEITHSLYRTPINWQNMLDEFGLSEKLNAFLSTLSGGEKQKLCIILAIMGNPEIIFLDELTTGLDPSARREVWRYLLLLKERGVTIFLTSHYMDEVEKLCDQILIIKNGRALASGTVAEVISQSGKETMDEAFLSLIGEEL
- a CDS encoding ABC transporter permease, which produces MKTFWLLYKSEAKLSVREMSSIIFGIFVPIGVVVLMALMDSSNEALNLNFASVSTVGICSAGVMGLPLALSSYRERKILKRYQVTPISPLQLLLAHLLFCFTISIVSMLLLLVILVVFFDFHYMGSWLQFIPAYLLVMTAIHAIGLIVASLSPSEKMTGTINSAIFFPMFFLSGATVPYEMLPEGLQKAANIMPLTQGIKLLKAITFHETANIPYIVLLLSAISLIGLFIAIRFFRWE